From a region of the Orcinus orca chromosome 18, mOrcOrc1.1, whole genome shotgun sequence genome:
- the POMP gene encoding proteasome maturation protein, with product MNARGLGSQLKDSIPVTELSASGPFESHDLLRKGFSYVKNELLPSHPLELSEKNFQLNQDKMNFSTLRNIQGLFAPLKLQMEFKAVQQVQRLPFLPSSNLSLDILRGNDETIGFEDILNDPSQSELMGEPHLMVEYKLGLL from the exons ATG AATGCCAGAGGACTTGGATCTCAGCTAAAGGACAGTATTCCAGTTACTGAACTTTCAGCAAGTGGACCTTTTGAAAGTCATGATCTTCTTCGAAAAGG tttttcttacgTGAAAAATGAACTTTTGCCCAGTCATCCTCTTgaattatcagaaaaaaat TTCCAGCTCAACCAAGATAAAATGAACTTTTCCACACTGAGAAACATCCAGGGTCTATTTGCTCCATTAAAACTACAAATGGAATTCAAGGCAGTGCAGCAG GTTCAGCgtcttccatttcttccaagcTCAAACCTTTCATTGGATATTTTGAGGGGTAATGATGAGACTATTGGATTTGAAGATATTCTTAATG accCGTCACAAAGTGAACTAATGGGAGAACCACATTTGATGGTTGAATATAAGCTCGGTTTACTGTAA